A section of the Serratia liquefaciens ATCC 27592 genome encodes:
- a CDS encoding TRIC cation channel family protein — MLVFWLDILGTAVFAISGVLLAGKLRMDPFGVLVLGVVTAVGGGTIRDMALANGPVFWVKDPTDLVVAMITCVLTLLLVRQPRRLPKWILPVLDAVGLAVFVGIGVNKAFAADASPLVAICMGVITGVGGGIIRDVLAREIPMILRTEIYATACIIGGIVHATAFATFGMPLQQAMMLGMVITLAIRLAAIRWHLKLPAFILER, encoded by the coding sequence ATGCTGGTGTTTTGGCTGGATATCCTGGGCACGGCGGTTTTCGCCATTTCCGGCGTATTGCTGGCGGGCAAGCTGCGGATGGATCCCTTTGGCGTGCTGGTGCTTGGCGTGGTCACTGCGGTCGGTGGCGGCACCATTCGCGACATGGCATTGGCTAACGGGCCGGTATTTTGGGTAAAGGATCCAACCGATCTGGTGGTGGCGATGATCACCTGCGTACTGACGCTGCTGCTGGTGCGCCAGCCGCGCCGCCTGCCTAAATGGATCTTGCCGGTGCTGGATGCCGTCGGGCTGGCGGTGTTCGTCGGCATCGGGGTAAACAAAGCCTTTGCCGCCGATGCCAGCCCATTAGTGGCAATCTGTATGGGCGTGATCACCGGTGTTGGCGGCGGCATTATCCGCGATGTGCTGGCGCGTGAAATCCCCATGATCCTGCGAACCGAAATTTACGCTACTGCCTGTATTATCGGCGGCATCGTACATGCCACGGCCTTCGCCACTTTCGGTATGCCGCTGCAGCAGGCGATGATGCTTGGCATGGTCATCACGTTAGCCATCAGGCTGGCGGCCATTCGCTGGCACCTGAAACTGCCCGCATTTATCCTCGAGCGCTAA